CATTTTACGACCCCACCCATCATGGAATAGATTGGAAAGCCATCAAGCAAAAATACGAAAACTTGATTCCCTTCGCTTACGATAGAACAGAATTCTACGATCTGATGAGCGAAATGATGGGAGAATTGAAATCATCCCACGTCGGAGTCTCAGCCCCCCCTCAGCCTCCCGTTTCCACGGACGCTCCCCCTGCAATTATGGGTGTAGAACCTGATTGGAAACATTTGGAAAAAACCGGGGAATATAAAATCGCGCACATCTATCCGGGCTCTCCCGCAGACCATCCAGAAACACGCTTGCAAATCGGCGATACGATTGTTTCAATAGATGGAACGAAACTCGACAGGCAAAACCCTATAGACAAACTCCTGATTCGCAAAGAAGGGAAGCGAGTCTTTTTGGATGTCAAAGACTCTGGGGGGGCGATGAGAAAGGTCGCCATTAAACCGATTTCCTTCGCGCAACAAGACGAGTTGGTTTACCAGGAATTCGTAGCCCATTCTCGTGAACTCGTGGATAAATATAGCAATGGAGAAATCGCTTATGTTCATATTCGCGCAATGAGTTCTTCGAGTCATGACCTCTTTCGGAGACAGGTGCGCACACTGCCCCAAGGGAAGAAGGCGCTCGTTATAGACGTTCGCTACAACGGTGGGGGGAACACAGCGCATTTGGCGCTCGGAATGCTGATTAAAACTCCATGGCTGATTCGATCATCCCGATTAGAAAACATTCGAATTAGCGAAAACCTTTATCGAGGTGACGCGATCGAATTGCCGAGCGCTTTGGTAATCAATGCGCGCAGTTTCAGTAATGCAGAAATCTTTGCGGAAGGATTTCGCCGTTTGAAGATTGGTCCTATCGTAGGCGTCGAAACGGCAGGGGGGGTTATCGGAACAGGAAGTTGGTCACTTTTCGATGGCGGTAGTCTTCGCACGCCTGTCGTCGGCGCATACACAATCGATGGAGAAAATTTAGAAGGCAACGGTAGAAAACCCGACTTCCCCGTCCCTTATGACCCTGCATCCGTCGCGAAAGGCGAAGACCCTATGCTAAAAAAAGCAGTCGAAGTGTTGGCGAAAAAGGGGAAATAAAATTTTTCTGCGAAAAATGCTTATCAGGAATTTTTATATGCTTTCTTAACGTAGAATAAGAAAACTGTAAGGAAAAACTATGAAACTTGTCGCAATAATAATCCTTCTCTCATTGCTTCCTTTTGCATTCGCTCAGGATTGGGCGAAGAAAAGGCTCGAGCAATCGCCGCGCCATCAGGAATGGGTGGACGTAAAACATGGAAATCGCACGGTCAAATGTTTCGTCGTCTATCCCGAGCACAAAGCGAAAACACCGGCGATCATCGTCATTCACGAAATCATGGGACTCACGGATTGGGTGATGTCCGTCGCAGATCATTTGGCGGAAAACGGATATATTGCCATAGCACCTGATCTTCTTTCGGGAATGGCTCCGGGGGGCGGTCGAAGCATTGATTTTCCCGACGTGAACAAAGTGCGCGAAGCGATTAGCGCATTGCCGCAAACACAAATTACGAGCGATTTGAACGCCGTGAGCGATTATGCGAAAAAATTGCCGAGTTGCAACGGAAAAATCGCAGTCGCAGGATTTTGCTGGGGGGGGACACAATCGTTCCTTTTTGCGACCGAACGCTCCGACCTCTCCGCCGCTTTCGTCTTTTATGGCTCGGGACCTAAAGATGATAGTGCGATCGCGCGGATACGATGTCCTGTTTACGGCTTTTACGGAGAAAACGACAATCGTATCAACGCAACGATTGCCGAAACCGAAAAGAAAATGAAAGAAGCGAAGAAGGTATACGAACCCGTGATTTACTC
This genomic interval from Fimbriimonadales bacterium contains the following:
- a CDS encoding dienelactone hydrolase family protein; the protein is MKLVAIIILLSLLPFAFAQDWAKKRLEQSPRHQEWVDVKHGNRTVKCFVVYPEHKAKTPAIIVIHEIMGLTDWVMSVADHLAENGYIAIAPDLLSGMAPGGGRSIDFPDVNKVREAISALPQTQITSDLNAVSDYAKKLPSCNGKIAVAGFCWGGTQSFLFATERSDLSAAFVFYGSGPKDDSAIARIRCPVYGFYGENDNRINATIAETEKKMKEAKKVYEPVIYSGAGHGFMRAGEAPDANEANKKARLDAWKRWLELLSKL